The proteins below are encoded in one region of Takifugu rubripes chromosome 1, fTakRub1.2, whole genome shotgun sequence:
- the foxj1b gene encoding forkhead box protein J1-B has protein sequence MPICRPFDRPPTVSMPVLTSPDIANKFQEKWLAAFPEDQQTGSDFALMDDSLTSLHWLQNFSILSADPERPVGAGPGCPSTQEHLYLKRLCFPGGSSDSPSSPPAADTATTGMPRYLGSPVTSGSDSSAAPRFSSCAHPGNGYSQLSMQTSPPEEVDYKTNPKVKPPYSYASLICMAMQASKQPKVTLSTIYNWITENFCYYRHAEPSWQNSIRHNLSLNKCFKKVPRQKDEPGKGGFWQIDPQYADMFVNGIFKRRRMSSNQYSSSTNRPSNLAGSPYQPQGCKRKHLSHTKNHVKATRMTDSPLLAREAHKADILKGDFDLASVFDDVLGGTYSNFEDLDINTALNALGCDMEVSVQGRQHSVGLSRWCNGGDAIGQSQPVGHQHQSYGYMDLSTTSMDCMASMGELHIPQQLHLNQDQVLQSHLPQFDEASIMFLEQPEEAVLHPWEEIKEEPQEIPLTLDQGFGLCEGFFTEMQPWE, from the exons ATGCCGATTTGCAGACCGTTCGACCGACCACCCACAGTCAGCATGCCTGTTCTGACCAGCCCTGACATCGCCAATAAATTTCAGGAGAAATGGCTGGCAGCCTTTCCGGAGGATCAGCAAACCGGGTCGGACTTTGCCCTTATGGACGACAGTCTCACTAGTCTCCACTGGCTCCAGAATTTCTCCATCCTCAGCGCGGACCCGGAACGACCCGTCGGAGCTGGGCCGGGCTGTCCGTCCACTCAGGAGCATCTTTATCTCAAACGGCTCTGTTTCCCGGGAGGCAGCAGCGACTCTCCGTCCAGCCCCCCAGCAGCGGATACCGCCACGACGGGGATGCCTCGGTACCTCGGGAGCCCCGTAACCTCTGGCAGCGATTCCTCCGCCGCGCCGCGCTTCTCCAGTTGCGCACATCCCGGTAACGGTTATTCGCAGCTGTCCATGCAGACCAGCCCACCCGAGGAGGTCGACTACAAAACCAACCCGAAAGTCAAACCGCCCTACTCCTATGCGTCCCTCATCTGTATGGCCATGCAAGCCAGCAAGCAGCCCAAAGTGACTCTGTCCACCATTTACAACTGGATAACGGAGAATTTCTGCTACTACAGACACGCGGAGCCCAGCTGGCAG AACTCAATTCGTCACAACCTGTCCCTCAACAAGTGCTTCAAGAAGGTCCCTCGACAGAAAGATGAACCAGGAAAGGGGGGCTTTTGGCAGATCGATCCACAGTATGCCGACATGTTTGTCAACGGCATCTTCAAACGTAGGAGGATGTCTTCTAACcagtacagcagcagcaccaacaggcCCAGCAACCTCGCTGGATCACCTTACCAACCACAGGGGTGCAAACGGAAGCACCTGTCGCACACTAAAAACCACGTCAAGGCCACGAGGATGACTGATTCTCCACTTCTGGCGAGGGAGGCCCACAAGGCGGACATCCTGAAGGGGGACTTTGACCTGGCATCAGTATTTGACGATGTTCTCGGCGGGACCTACAGTAACTTCGAGGACCTGGACATCAACACGGCTCTGAATGCCCTCGGATGTGACATGGAAGTCTCCGTTCAGGGGAGGCAGCACTCGGTGGGGCTCAGCCGGTGGTGCAACGGAGGCGATGCCATAGGCCAGAGCCAGCCGGTAGGTCACCAGCACCAGTCGTACGGTTACATGGACCTGAGCACAACCTCCATGGACTGTATGGCCAGCATGGGCGAGCTGCACATaccgcagcagctgcatctgAACCAGGATCAGGTGCTCCAGAGCCACCTGCCACAGTTTGACGAGGCTTCCATCATGTTCCTGGAGCAGCCGGAGGAGGCCGTGCTGCACCCATGGGAGGAGATCAAGGAGGAGCCGCAGGAAATCCCTCTGACTCTGGATCAGGGCTTCGGCCTGTGCGAGGGCTTCTTCACAGAGATGCAGCCATGGGAATGA
- the LOC101066320 gene encoding serine/threonine-protein kinase pim-2-like, translating into MGISSNKRKHEESSKSENSTSPSTSAGDHGRVLSKKRKVSSECRRTAAHRTVCSEPSTRVGPKEVYNPGRKRKAQSDPEALRKRQKTGSVTVPLVSPFPELQPSTLPKTKHVLVPISREEYQKKYVEVDQLGEGGFGTVYSGYRRDDLFPVAIKHIDKDLVKYQSVVINGELHCVPLEMMLMVMTAGDSVGENAIISPLAWTSLGDEVLLIMERPKNCTVLFDYIDRQIDEGLAKEFMRQLVEAAIHIHKAGVFHRDLKPENILIEYDEARLIPRVRIIDFGCGCFMTPGYHGYVGTSCYQPPESNTQGTYEAGPTTVWQLGCILLQLMSKMIDLFATGMQHCEHFLAYTIMELEVSEDCKKFLKSCFLFNPDQRITLEQMRCHPWFSSSVPPEAHP; encoded by the exons ATGGGCATCTCTTCCAATAAACGCAAGCATGAGGAATCCTCAAAATCAG agaacagcaccagtCCATCCACCAGCGCAGGGGACCACGGTAGGGTGTtgagcaaaaagaggaaggtgAGCTCTGAGTGCAGGCGAACGGCAGCACACAGAACGGTTTGCAGCGAACCCTCTACTCGAGTGGGACCGAAGGAGGTGTATAACCCAGGCAGAAAACGAAAGGCCCAGTCAGACCCAGAAGCTctcaggaagaggcagaagacTGGATCAGTGACGGTTCCCCTTGTGTCCCCttttcctgagctgcagccatctACCCTACCAAAGACCAAGCATGTCTTGGtgcccatcagcagag aagAATATCAGAAAAAGTATGTAGAAGTTGACCAactgggagaaggaggtttTGGAACAGTTTATTCTGGTTATAGAAGGGACGATTTATTTCCA GTGGCAATCAAGCACATTGATAAAGACTTGGTCAAATACCAGTCAGTG GTGATAAACGGTGAGCTCCACTGCGTCCCACTGGAGATGATGCTTATGGTGATGACAGCAGGGGACTCTGTAGGGGAAAATGCCATCATATCACCATTAGCATGGACCAGCCTGGGTGATGAAGTCCTACTCATCATGGAGAGGCCAAAGAATTGCACGGTCCTGTTTGACTACATCGACCGCCAAATAGATGAAGGCCTTGCTAAG gaattcatgaggcagctggtggaagctgcaattCACATCCATAAGGCAGGCGTGTTCCACCGTGATCTCAAACCCGAGAACATACTAATCGAATACGATGAAGCTCGGCTCATTCCTCGAGTGCGCATCATCgactttggttgtggctgtttTATGACGCCGGGATATCACGGCTATGTCG GAACCTCTTGCTATCAGCCTCCAGAGTCTAACACCCAGGGAACCTATGAAGCTGGCCCGACCACCGTCTGGCAACtcggctgcatcctcctccaactAATGAGTAAAATGATTGACTTGTTCGCAACAGGGATGCAGCACTGCGAACATTTCCTCGCGTACACCATAATGGAGTTGGAAGTGTCTGAAG ACTGTAAGAAGTTTCTGAAGAGCTGTTTCCTATTCAACCCGGATCAGCGTATTACCCTGGAACAGATGAGGTGCCACCCATGGTTCAGTTCAAGTGTCCCTCCAGAAGCGCACCCCTGA
- the ubald1a gene encoding UBA-like domain-containing protein 1, producing MDELKHQVMINQFVLTAGCAADQAKQLLQAAHWQFETALSAFFQETNIPYGHHHQMMCTPANTPATPPNFPDALTMFSRLKASESFNSGSGGSPMAASMATSPPPSQVGGWGVSPNVPNVPPPPQGLWTQGQPPTQPCPTWPMGVNPHAGAEQKASVAMEAER from the exons ATGGATGAACTTAAACATCAGGTCATGATTAACCAGTTCGTCCTGACGGCGGGTTGTGCGGCAGACCAGGCGAAACAGCTTCTCCAAGCGGCACATTGGCAGTTCGAG ACTGCCCTCAGTGCCTTTTTCCAAGAAACAAATATTCCATAtggtcatcatcatcaaatG ATGTGCACCCCAGCCAACACACCAGCGACCCCACCCAACTTCCCCGACGCGCTGACGATGTTCTCCAGGCTCAAGGCGTCTGAGAGCTTCaacagcggcagcggcggcagccCCATGGCCGCCTCCATGGCCACCTCGCCCCCACCCTCGCAGGTGGGCGGCTGGGGCGTGTCGCCAAACGTACCTAACGTGCCACCGCCTCCACAAGGACTCTGGACTCAGGGGCAGCCCCCCACGCAGCCCTGCCCCACCTGGCCCATGGGTGTGAACCCCCATGCAGGTGCGGAGCAGAAGGCGAGCGTTGCCATGGAGGCCGAGAGATGA